A single genomic interval of Psychroserpens sp. NJDZ02 harbors:
- a CDS encoding OmpA family protein translates to MKHLLFLLLFSTSMVFSQSELTHDVYFNTDEYDVPLTEENRILLFISELDSLPIQKISIYGFTDDRGSNDYNLELSQNRANTIKELFSGYGIDENLITNVNGKGEILLKVLNENEVHKIRGLNRKVEIIVTPKLPEVIVEEQPEEVSEVVEQEVEKEISIGPKTTEDIAKGTIKKGDKITLQNIYFKTSYSYVTSDSKKTLESLAKLMLKNKHLYFTIQGHVCCTQMSRDAIDKKTKKRNLSVARAKFIYDYLARKGVDKKRMKYMGMRRKFPLGGAPELDRRVEILITYVGKAE, encoded by the coding sequence ATGAAACACTTATTATTTTTACTATTATTTAGTACATCTATGGTTTTTTCGCAAAGCGAATTAACGCATGATGTATATTTTAATACTGATGAATACGATGTTCCGTTAACGGAAGAAAACCGTATTTTACTATTTATTTCAGAATTAGATAGTTTACCAATACAAAAAATATCCATTTACGGTTTTACAGATGATAGAGGTAGTAATGATTACAATCTTGAATTATCTCAAAATAGAGCAAATACTATAAAAGAATTGTTTTCTGGTTACGGAATTGACGAAAATTTAATAACTAACGTCAATGGTAAAGGTGAAATTTTATTAAAGGTTTTAAACGAAAACGAAGTCCATAAAATTAGAGGACTAAATCGTAAAGTAGAAATTATTGTTACCCCTAAATTACCCGAAGTTATCGTTGAGGAACAACCCGAAGAAGTTTCTGAAGTTGTAGAACAAGAAGTAGAAAAGGAAATTTCTATCGGTCCAAAAACAACCGAAGACATTGCTAAAGGCACTATAAAAAAAGGAGATAAAATAACTTTACAAAACATCTATTTTAAAACAAGTTACAGCTATGTAACCTCAGATTCTAAAAAAACATTAGAAAGTTTAGCTAAGCTAATGCTAAAAAACAAACACCTTTATTTTACTATCCAAGGTCACGTGTGTTGTACACAAATGAGTCGGGATGCCATCGATAAAAAAACTAAAAAACGTAATTTATCTGTAGCTAGAGCTAAATTTATCTACGATTACTTAGCTAGAAAAGGTGTAGACAAAAAACGTATGAAATACATGGGTATGCGTCGTAAGTTTCCGCTAGGTGGTGCGCCAGAACTTGATAGACGAGTTGAAATTTTAATTACTTACGTTGGTAAAGCAGAGTAG
- the rnpA gene encoding ribonuclease P protein component, protein MPFTYNKHEKLKSQKAIEKLFVEGHSVSAYPLRLVYSKSEDSLKVGVSASKRNFKKAVDRIRVKRLLREGYRLNKKLLIDQNVGQYTLMILYISKEMPDFETIDKKMKVLFNKFTDQISKL, encoded by the coding sequence ATGCCTTTTACTTATAACAAGCATGAAAAGCTAAAAAGCCAGAAAGCAATTGAGAAATTGTTTGTGGAAGGTCATTCCGTTTCGGCTTATCCTTTACGTTTGGTCTATTCAAAAAGTGAAGACTCGCTAAAAGTTGGTGTATCTGCTAGTAAACGTAATTTTAAAAAGGCGGTGGACCGTATTCGTGTAAAACGACTACTTAGAGAAGGTTACAGGCTTAATAAAAAACTGTTAATAGACCAAAATGTTGGACAATACACGCTAATGATTTTATATATTAGTAAAGAAATGCCAGATTTTGAGACCATTGACAAAAAAATGAAGGTGCTTTTTAATAAGTTCACAGATCAAATTTCTAAACTATAA
- a CDS encoding M1 family metallopeptidase: MKKLLLLFTVFSVFTACKSTKQVTSATGSTIDSKSTYWQQHVDYKMDIDMDVNTYQYKGKQTLVYTNNSPDVLDRVYYHLYFNAFQPGSEMDVRSRTIADPDKRVGDRISKLAPNEIGYIKVNSLKQNGKSLNHDTVGTVLEVDLAKPIQPGESVTFTMDFDAQVPQQIRRSGRDNAEGVALSMTQWYPKLAEYDFEGWHADPYIGREFHGVWGDFEVNLTIDKNYVVGGTGYQQGDATIKGNKKTLRFKAPRVHDFTWAADPDYIHDTMQVPNGPMLNFYYKKDLPAENLQFWKDLQPKTVQLMQYFSENVGQYPYDQYSVIQGGDGGMEYAMCTLITGKRKFGSLVGVTAHEMAHTWFQFLLASNEAKHEWMDEGFTSYISDYAMDAINNTNLKNPAASAYNGYYYLAKSGKEKPQTTHADRYETNMAYGITAYNKGSVFLSQLGYVIGKENLKKTIKKYFDDFSFKHPRPLDIIRTAEKVSGLELDWYLMDWTQTTNTIDYAISSTEENNSITTVNLERKGLMPMPIDITVEYTDGTKEQFYIPLQMMRGEKPVATTTKVLNDWAWAIPTYSFSISKSKSLIKSITIDPNQLMADIDKTNNTIN; encoded by the coding sequence ATGAAAAAATTACTTCTTTTATTTACTGTTTTTAGTGTTTTTACAGCGTGTAAATCTACTAAACAAGTCACTTCTGCAACTGGAAGTACAATCGATTCCAAATCTACCTATTGGCAACAACATGTAGATTATAAAATGGATATTGATATGGATGTGAATACCTATCAATATAAAGGAAAACAAACATTAGTGTATACTAATAACTCTCCAGATGTTTTAGACCGTGTGTATTATCATTTATACTTTAATGCCTTTCAACCAGGTAGCGAAATGGATGTACGCTCTCGTACTATTGCTGATCCAGATAAACGTGTTGGAGATCGTATTAGTAAATTAGCACCAAACGAGATTGGTTATATCAAAGTAAACAGTCTAAAACAAAACGGTAAATCTTTAAATCATGACACGGTAGGAACTGTTTTAGAAGTAGATTTAGCTAAACCAATCCAACCAGGAGAAAGTGTAACTTTTACTATGGATTTTGACGCACAAGTACCACAACAAATTAGACGTTCTGGTCGTGATAATGCAGAAGGTGTAGCACTGTCTATGACGCAATGGTATCCTAAATTAGCAGAATATGATTTTGAAGGCTGGCATGCAGATCCATACATTGGACGTGAGTTTCATGGTGTTTGGGGAGATTTTGAAGTTAACTTAACTATTGATAAAAATTACGTTGTTGGAGGTACTGGTTACCAACAAGGAGACGCTACAATAAAAGGAAACAAAAAAACATTACGTTTTAAAGCCCCTAGAGTACATGACTTTACTTGGGCTGCAGATCCTGATTATATACATGATACTATGCAAGTACCAAATGGTCCTATGCTTAATTTTTATTATAAAAAAGATTTACCAGCAGAGAATTTACAATTTTGGAAAGATTTACAACCTAAAACAGTACAACTAATGCAGTATTTTTCTGAAAACGTTGGTCAGTATCCTTACGATCAATATTCAGTTATACAAGGTGGTGATGGTGGTATGGAGTATGCTATGTGTACTTTAATTACAGGTAAACGTAAGTTTGGTAGCTTAGTTGGTGTCACAGCACATGAAATGGCACATACATGGTTTCAGTTTTTACTGGCGTCTAACGAGGCTAAACACGAGTGGATGGACGAAGGTTTTACAAGTTATATTAGCGACTATGCAATGGATGCCATTAATAATACTAACTTAAAAAATCCAGCAGCTAGCGCTTATAATGGTTACTATTATTTGGCAAAATCAGGAAAAGAAAAGCCACAGACAACACACGCCGATCGTTACGAAACTAACATGGCTTATGGTATTACAGCTTACAATAAAGGCTCTGTATTTTTATCTCAATTAGGTTATGTTATCGGAAAAGAAAACTTAAAGAAAACAATTAAAAAGTATTTTGATGATTTTTCTTTTAAACACCCAAGACCATTGGATATTATTCGCACTGCAGAAAAAGTTTCTGGTTTAGAATTAGATTGGTACCTAATGGATTGGACACAGACTACTAATACCATCGACTATGCTATTAGTTCAACAGAAGAGAATAATAGCATTACAACCGTTAATTTAGAACGTAAAGGTTTAATGCCAATGCCTATAGATATAACAGTAGAATATACTGATGGAACTAAAGAACAATTCTACATACCACTACAAATGATGCGTGGAGAAAAGCCAGTAGCAACAACGACTAAGGTATTAAACGATTGGGCTTGGGCGATACCAACCTACAGTTTTAGTATCAGTAAATCAAAAAGTTTGATTAAATCTATTACTATAGATCCAAATCAATTAATGGCAGATATTGATAAAACAAACAATACAATAAACTAA
- a CDS encoding S41 family peptidase, which yields MKNRFKRRLLIPIFAITILFTGTAFKSDFFEIAKQIEIFTTLFKELNMNYVDDINPADLMDHAIKNMLNDLDPYTKFYNEQDVEAERIRRTGDYTGVGARIRTLEDKLVVIEPYKDYPADKAGLKAGDEIITVDGVSVSGYDGDASDLLKGTANSKLEVTYKRQGKTNNATVTRSEIEIDAVPHFSMINEETGYIVLQKFNAKASAQTGYALKDLKTQGAKQIILDLRGNPGGLLNEAVNVVNLFVPKGQLVVTTKSKVKKYNKTYYTKKEPIDTNIPVIILINGRSASASEIVSGTLQDLDRAVVVGSRSFGKGLVQRPKKLTYGTQLKVTISRYYTPSGRCIQALDYWNRDDNGNAVRVKQENYNVFKTKNGRKVFDGGGVFPDEAIEVTKNTAITDAILNSQSIFDFATKYYYNHKIEAINKFKLSDADFNAFKSYLNTTGFKFETETEKALKKALEVSKTENLDDDISKDYKTLLTNLDNSKAKAVEDNKKQLMNLLTDEIVKRYVYREGLYEYYKSNNEEIKTATQILSNPSKYNRYLN from the coding sequence ATGAAAAATAGATTTAAACGACGCCTATTAATTCCAATATTTGCCATTACCATATTATTTACTGGAACTGCCTTTAAAAGTGATTTCTTTGAAATTGCTAAGCAAATAGAAATATTTACGACGCTTTTTAAAGAATTAAATATGAATTATGTTGACGATATTAATCCAGCTGACTTAATGGACCACGCCATTAAAAATATGCTTAACGATTTAGATCCTTACACCAAATTTTATAACGAGCAAGATGTAGAAGCAGAACGTATCCGTCGTACAGGAGATTACACAGGTGTTGGTGCAAGAATTAGAACCTTAGAAGACAAATTAGTGGTCATAGAGCCTTATAAGGATTATCCAGCTGATAAAGCTGGATTAAAAGCGGGTGACGAGATTATTACTGTAGATGGTGTCTCAGTATCCGGTTATGATGGTGATGCCTCAGACCTTTTAAAAGGGACTGCAAACTCTAAGCTAGAAGTCACTTACAAACGTCAAGGAAAAACCAATAACGCCACTGTAACTCGTTCTGAAATAGAAATTGATGCTGTACCCCATTTTTCAATGATTAATGAGGAAACTGGTTATATTGTACTTCAAAAATTTAATGCTAAAGCTTCTGCTCAAACAGGATATGCTTTAAAAGATTTAAAAACGCAAGGGGCTAAACAAATAATATTAGACCTTAGAGGTAATCCTGGTGGCTTATTAAATGAAGCTGTAAACGTAGTTAACTTATTTGTGCCAAAAGGACAATTGGTAGTTACTACCAAGTCCAAAGTAAAAAAATATAATAAAACATATTACACTAAAAAAGAACCTATTGATACAAATATTCCTGTAATTATATTAATTAATGGTCGCAGTGCCTCAGCATCAGAAATTGTTTCTGGTACGCTTCAAGATTTAGACAGAGCTGTTGTTGTAGGTTCTAGAAGTTTTGGAAAAGGTTTAGTACAACGTCCTAAAAAATTAACTTACGGAACACAGCTTAAAGTAACTATTTCTAGATATTATACGCCTTCTGGACGTTGTATCCAAGCCCTTGATTACTGGAATAGAGATGACAACGGAAATGCAGTACGTGTTAAACAAGAAAATTACAATGTCTTTAAAACCAAAAATGGAAGAAAAGTATTTGATGGTGGTGGTGTTTTTCCTGATGAAGCTATAGAGGTTACTAAAAATACAGCGATTACTGATGCCATACTAAACAGTCAAAGTATTTTTGACTTTGCTACTAAATACTATTACAATCATAAAATAGAAGCTATTAATAAATTTAAGTTATCCGATGCAGATTTTAATGCCTTTAAAAGCTATTTAAACACTACTGGTTTTAAGTTTGAAACCGAAACAGAGAAAGCACTTAAAAAAGCATTAGAAGTCTCTAAAACAGAAAATTTAGACGACGATATTAGCAAAGATTATAAAACATTACTTACTAATTTAGATAACTCTAAAGCTAAAGCAGTAGAAGATAATAAAAAGCAATTAATGAATTTATTAACAGACGAAATTGTTAAACGTTATGTCTATAGAGAAGGTTTGTATGAGTACTATAAAAGTAATAATGAAGAAATAAAAACAGCTACCCAAATTTTATCAAACCCTTCAAAATATAACAGATATTTAAACTAA
- a CDS encoding S8 family peptidase, with translation MKITYKPIVLSAFVALVLSSCGGSSPILSTPVENIDNTPIKESPLTEIEAHNWGHLDLVKDTIPGMSVDKAYAEIIKGRKGKQIIVAVIDSGIDITHEDLEGVIWTNTKEIPGNGIDDDYNGYIDDIHGWNFLGDAYDEQLEMTRIAATLDTSIPRYAEANAELEEAYQTALSSKQRYDQIYANVSSANKELTAHFKKSDFTPAEVNALTPAEGSELATAVAAAKFMYANGMTSLTEAEEQIKDGVEYFADQLNANLNKEFKGRKTGDNPDVFNDKIGYGNANVMPTKKSESHGTHVAGIIAAERNNGLGVNGVANNVKIMAIRAVPNGDEYDKDIAKAIRYAVNNGAKVINGSFGKSYSMHPEWVRDAIKYASDNGVIFVHAAGNDSKDVDTEANFPDDNINYVELSNTYIRVGSLAASYGTKLVSSFSNYGKNNVDVFAPGSEVYSTVPENEYKSMGGTSMASPAVAGVSALVWSQYPKLTAAQVKQVILDSGLTVPTKVIVGGDANNVQPFDNLSKSGKIVNAYNALIIASQIPK, from the coding sequence ATGAAGATTACCTACAAACCAATTGTATTGTCCGCTTTTGTAGCACTAGTATTATCTAGTTGCGGAGGAAGCTCTCCTATATTATCTACACCAGTAGAAAATATTGATAATACACCAATTAAAGAGTCTCCCTTAACAGAGATTGAAGCTCACAATTGGGGTCATTTAGACTTAGTAAAAGACACTATTCCTGGTATGAGTGTGGATAAGGCTTACGCCGAAATAATTAAAGGTAGAAAAGGAAAACAAATTATAGTTGCTGTTATAGATTCGGGAATAGATATTACACACGAAGATTTAGAAGGGGTTATTTGGACTAACACGAAAGAAATTCCTGGAAATGGAATAGATGATGATTACAATGGCTATATCGATGATATTCATGGTTGGAACTTTTTAGGAGATGCCTATGATGAACAACTAGAAATGACACGTATTGCAGCAACATTAGATACTAGTATTCCAAGATATGCAGAAGCTAATGCAGAACTGGAAGAAGCGTATCAAACGGCTTTAAGTAGTAAACAACGTTATGATCAAATTTATGCAAATGTTAGTAGTGCTAATAAAGAATTAACTGCGCATTTTAAAAAATCTGATTTTACACCTGCAGAGGTTAACGCTCTAACTCCAGCAGAAGGATCAGAATTAGCAACTGCTGTTGCAGCTGCCAAATTTATGTATGCTAACGGAATGACTTCTTTGACTGAAGCTGAAGAACAAATAAAAGACGGTGTAGAGTATTTTGCAGACCAACTTAATGCTAACCTAAATAAAGAATTTAAAGGACGTAAAACAGGAGATAATCCTGATGTTTTTAATGACAAAATAGGTTATGGTAACGCTAACGTTATGCCAACTAAAAAATCGGAAAGTCATGGAACACACGTTGCTGGTATTATTGCTGCAGAACGTAACAATGGTTTAGGTGTTAATGGTGTTGCTAACAATGTAAAAATTATGGCAATTAGAGCGGTACCTAATGGAGATGAATACGATAAAGATATTGCAAAAGCTATTAGATACGCAGTTAATAATGGTGCAAAAGTTATTAATGGTAGTTTTGGTAAAAGCTACTCTATGCACCCAGAATGGGTAAGAGATGCTATTAAATATGCTAGTGATAATGGTGTGATTTTTGTGCATGCTGCTGGTAACGACAGTAAAGATGTAGATACAGAAGCAAACTTTCCTGATGATAATATAAATTATGTAGAGTTATCAAATACTTACATCCGCGTTGGATCTTTGGCGGCTAGTTATGGTACTAAATTGGTATCTAGTTTTTCTAACTACGGTAAAAATAATGTTGATGTATTTGCGCCTGGTTCAGAAGTGTATTCTACAGTTCCAGAAAACGAATACAAATCAATGGGAGGAACAAGTATGGCTTCTCCTGCTGTAGCTGGTGTTTCTGCCTTAGTTTGGTCACAATACCCTAAGCTAACAGCTGCTCAGGTTAAACAAGTTATTTTGGACTCAGGTCTAACCGTTCCAACAAAAGTAATTGTTGGTGGAGATGCTAATAACGTGCAACCATTTGATAATTTAAGTAAATCTGGTAAAATTGTAAATGCTTACAATGCTTTAATTATAGCGTCACAAATTCCTAAATAA